One stretch of Deltaproteobacteria bacterium DNA includes these proteins:
- a CDS encoding 4Fe-4S binding protein — protein sequence MEIAILKKLFTPEEAETAVLLSPFPETAGQIAARAGIDEKSLAGRLESMSRKGLVFRLTRDSQTFFNSAPFMIGIYEYSVKKMDAELAALFKEYYDLAYQNEMAASNVPGFKVLPVSESICADMALYPYPAVEKEIRAAKTIALAECVCRKESRLTGHGCDYPLETCLSFGVAARYYIENGMGREITADEAIEVLHEADRAGLVHAGVNTAHLSNICNCCPCCCASMKGITQKGHDRHRYFNALYEAVVDPDLCAGCGDCEARCPVDAVAVSETAVVDAGLCLGCGLCAGVCPTAAIALRLKPGREEPFGRVLDLGIAILEAKMKKAT from the coding sequence GTGGAAATTGCGATCCTAAAGAAGCTCTTCACCCCGGAGGAGGCGGAAACCGCAGTCCTCCTGTCCCCCTTCCCGGAAACAGCCGGCCAGATAGCGGCCCGCGCGGGAATCGATGAAAAAAGCCTTGCCGGTCGCCTGGAATCCATGTCCCGAAAGGGGCTCGTTTTCCGGCTTACCCGCGATTCCCAGACATTTTTCAACTCAGCCCCCTTCATGATCGGCATTTACGAGTATTCCGTCAAAAAAATGGACGCCGAACTGGCCGCCCTTTTCAAGGAATATTACGATCTGGCCTACCAGAACGAAATGGCCGCGAGCAACGTGCCGGGGTTCAAGGTTCTGCCTGTTTCCGAAAGCATCTGCGCGGACATGGCCCTTTATCCCTACCCGGCTGTGGAAAAGGAGATAAGGGCCGCGAAAACCATTGCGCTGGCCGAGTGCGTGTGCCGCAAGGAATCCCGCCTCACAGGGCACGGCTGCGACTACCCCCTGGAAACCTGCCTCAGTTTCGGAGTGGCCGCCCGGTATTACATCGAAAACGGAATGGGCCGGGAAATCACTGCGGACGAGGCCATAGAGGTCCTTCACGAGGCGGACCGGGCGGGCCTTGTGCACGCGGGGGTCAATACGGCGCACCTTTCAAACATCTGCAACTGCTGCCCCTGCTGCTGCGCATCCATGAAGGGGATCACCCAGAAGGGCCACGACAGGCATAGGTATTTCAATGCCCTTTACGAGGCGGTGGTGGACCCGGATCTGTGCGCCGGGTGCGGCGACTGCGAGGCGAGGTGCCCTGTGGATGCGGTGGCCGTTTCGGAAACAGCGGTGGTGGATGCGGGTCTTTGCCTGGGATGCGGGCTGTGCGCCGGGGTCTGCCCCACTGCTGCCATCGCCCTTCGCCTCAAGCCGGGCCGCGAGGAGCCCTTTGGCCGGGTTCTGGACCTGGGGATCGCCATACTGGAGGCGAAAATGAAAAAGGCGACCTGA
- the lpxA gene encoding acyl-ACP--UDP-N-acetylglucosamine O-acyltransferase, with translation MIHPTAIVDKRAELGPDVDVGPFAVIEGDVTIGAGTKIGSHVNIFRYTRIGAGCAVHSHAALGGPPQSLRFAGEETWVSIGEKCTIREFVTVHRGTGFGGGLTSVGDENFLMAYTHVAHDCKTGKGVIFANNATLAGHVEVGDYATVGGLSAVHQFSRIGEYAFVGGMSGVAKDIPPYVLASGERVRLYGINKVGLVRRGFSAESVDGLKKAYRIVFRLGLTMNESISRVRASVEQSQEVIRFLEFLQTSNRGVARARGAGE, from the coding sequence ATGATCCATCCCACAGCCATAGTGGACAAGCGCGCCGAACTGGGGCCTGACGTGGACGTCGGGCCTTTCGCCGTTATCGAAGGCGACGTCACCATAGGAGCAGGAACCAAAATCGGCAGCCACGTCAACATCTTCCGCTATACCCGCATAGGGGCCGGGTGCGCCGTGCACTCCCACGCGGCCCTGGGCGGGCCTCCCCAGTCCCTTCGTTTCGCGGGCGAGGAAACCTGGGTGTCCATCGGCGAAAAATGCACCATAAGGGAATTCGTCACGGTTCACCGGGGCACCGGCTTCGGCGGCGGTTTAACTTCGGTGGGCGACGAGAACTTCCTCATGGCCTACACCCACGTGGCCCACGATTGCAAAACGGGCAAAGGCGTCATCTTCGCCAACAACGCCACCCTTGCCGGGCACGTGGAAGTGGGCGACTACGCCACCGTGGGCGGCCTTTCCGCAGTTCACCAGTTTTCCCGCATAGGGGAATACGCCTTCGTGGGCGGCATGAGCGGAGTGGCCAAGGACATCCCCCCCTACGTCCTGGCTTCGGGCGAGCGCGTCCGCCTTTATGGAATCAACAAGGTTGGCCTGGTGCGCCGGGGCTTTTCCGCCGAATCGGTGGACGGGCTCAAGAAGGCCTACCGCATAGTCTTTCGGCTGGGGCTCACCATGAACGAGTCCATCAGCCGGGTAAGGGCCTCGGTGGAGCAGTCCCAGGAGGTAATCAGGTTCCTGGAATTCCTCCAGACCTCCAACCGGGGTGTGGCCAGGGCCAGGGGCGCGGGCGAATGA
- a CDS encoding Gfo/Idh/MocA family oxidoreductase, with the protein MKKIRAAVIGTGYLGQYHAEKYAARPDVELVAVVDPDCGRASAVADKCGTSACGSHAELLGRVDAVSIVTPTPTHFDIGRDFLSHGADVLMEKPVTVSLEEADTLIGLAARKGLILQVGHLERFNPAVKALSAAVAAPFYIEARRMSVFKPRAADTSVVLDLMIHDLDIVSSLVKSKVKSISATGTRLITDKPDLASARITYENGAVADITASRLALADDRKMSVFSRDAWFYVDFAERILKAVKPGNPRWETTVAGQSFEKADALAEEIAAFVESIKTRKPPLVTGEVAREALASALSVDGMI; encoded by the coding sequence ATGAAAAAGATTCGCGCAGCCGTCATAGGAACCGGCTACCTTGGGCAGTATCACGCTGAAAAATACGCGGCCCGCCCGGATGTGGAGCTGGTGGCCGTGGTGGACCCGGACTGCGGACGGGCATCAGCCGTGGCCGACAAATGCGGCACAAGCGCCTGCGGAAGCCACGCCGAGCTTTTGGGCAGGGTGGACGCCGTATCCATAGTGACCCCAACCCCCACTCATTTCGACATAGGCCGGGACTTCCTCTCCCACGGCGCTGACGTGCTCATGGAAAAGCCCGTCACGGTAAGCCTGGAAGAGGCCGACACCCTAATAGGCCTTGCGGCCCGTAAGGGGCTCATCCTCCAGGTGGGCCACCTGGAGCGCTTCAACCCGGCTGTAAAGGCCCTGTCCGCCGCTGTCGCCGCCCCCTTTTACATCGAGGCCAGGCGCATGTCGGTTTTCAAGCCAAGGGCCGCAGACACCAGCGTAGTTCTGGACCTCATGATCCATGATTTGGACATCGTTTCGAGCCTCGTAAAATCCAAGGTGAAATCCATAAGCGCCACGGGAACTCGCCTCATCACCGACAAGCCCGATCTGGCAAGCGCCCGGATAACTTACGAAAACGGGGCCGTGGCCGACATAACCGCAAGCCGCCTTGCCCTGGCCGACGACCGCAAGATGAGCGTTTTTTCAAGGGACGCCTGGTTTTACGTGGATTTCGCCGAACGGATACTGAAGGCCGTGAAGCCCGGAAACCCCAGGTGGGAAACAACAGTGGCCGGCCAGAGCTTCGAGAAGGCCGACGCCCTGGCCGAGGAAATCGCGGCCTTCGTGGAAAGCATAAAGACCCGCAAGCCCCCCCTTGTTACGGGCGAGGTGGCCCGCGAGGCCCTGGCCTCGGCGCTTTCCGTGGACGGAATGATTTGA
- the lpxI gene encoding UDP-2,3-diacylglucosamine diphosphatase LpxI (LpxI, functionally equivalent to LpxH, replaces it in LPS biosynthesis in a minority of bacteria.), producing the protein MTPPIPVGLLAGSGRFPVLFCEKARARGIPVFAAAFFGQTDESGVEKARAVEWFHLGEVGRVLSWFKNNDVADMVFLGGIRKPDIYSDIRLDPTAVRLLSSISTTHDDDLLRAIAAFIENEGIRVRPSTWLLPELLAPSGVWTKREPTPLEWRDIGFGFGLAKKIGALDVGQCIVVADRCAVAVEAMEGTDAAIRRAGTLRRGNTVVVKVKKPIQDARFDLPAAGVETIKSMMEAGAGVLALEAGASVVIDREEMIALADLNNIAVVGVTEEMTP; encoded by the coding sequence ATGACCCCCCCCATCCCCGTGGGCCTTCTTGCAGGTTCGGGCCGCTTTCCCGTGCTTTTTTGCGAAAAGGCGCGGGCTCGCGGCATCCCCGTTTTCGCCGCCGCGTTTTTCGGCCAGACCGATGAATCGGGCGTGGAAAAGGCCCGTGCCGTGGAATGGTTCCACCTGGGCGAGGTGGGCCGGGTCCTTTCCTGGTTCAAAAATAACGATGTGGCCGACATGGTGTTTCTGGGCGGCATCAGAAAGCCCGACATCTACTCGGACATCCGCCTGGACCCGACGGCGGTCAGGCTCCTCTCCTCCATCTCAACCACCCACGACGACGACCTTCTGCGGGCAATCGCAGCCTTCATCGAAAACGAGGGCATAAGGGTGAGGCCCTCCACCTGGCTTCTGCCGGAGCTTCTCGCGCCTTCGGGCGTCTGGACCAAAAGGGAGCCAACCCCTCTGGAATGGCGCGACATCGGCTTCGGGTTCGGCCTGGCCAAAAAAATAGGGGCGCTGGACGTGGGCCAGTGCATTGTTGTGGCCGACCGCTGCGCCGTGGCCGTGGAGGCCATGGAGGGCACGGACGCGGCCATCCGCCGGGCGGGAACCCTGCGCCGGGGAAACACCGTGGTGGTTAAGGTGAAAAAGCCCATACAGGACGCGCGCTTCGACCTTCCCGCAGCCGGAGTGGAGACCATAAAATCCATGATGGAGGCAGGGGCGGGGGTTTTGGCCCTGGAAGCCGGGGCCTCGGTGGTGATCGACCGGGAGGAGATGATCGCCCTGGCCGACCTCAACAATATCGCCGTGGTGGGAGTTACGGAAGAGATGACGCCATGA
- the lpxD gene encoding UDP-3-O-(3-hydroxymyristoyl)glucosamine N-acyltransferase, which produces MKPMRLSDIAEAVGATCLSDPDFTVAGVAPFETAGETELTCAASPRFLKELAGCRAGALILPVSAEAPPGVRVLAALNPLAAFARAISLFHPKVIREGVHASVAVGADFRAGEGLFAGPGVVIGDKVSLGSRVCLHPNVVLGDGVVLGDDVVLHPGVKVLDRCTVGDRTIIHAGTVIGSDGFGFTQDQGRHLKIPQTGFVSIGSDVEIGANCAVDRATFGATKIGNGVKIDNLVQVAHNCTVGDHAILVAQVGIAGSTCIGQYAILAGQAGIAGHISIGDAAVVGPQAGVGHSVAPGEVVSGTPAIPRSVYLRSQRLVGKLPEWHREYRELLIRVRKLEEMIRDEKS; this is translated from the coding sequence ATGAAGCCCATGAGGCTTTCGGACATAGCCGAAGCTGTGGGCGCGACCTGCCTTTCGGACCCGGACTTTACGGTGGCCGGTGTTGCGCCCTTTGAAACCGCAGGCGAAACCGAGCTTACATGCGCGGCGAGCCCCAGGTTCTTGAAGGAACTCGCCGGTTGCCGGGCCGGGGCCCTGATACTTCCCGTTTCGGCGGAGGCCCCCCCCGGCGTCCGGGTTCTTGCAGCGCTTAATCCCCTGGCCGCCTTCGCCAGGGCCATATCCCTGTTTCACCCAAAGGTCATAAGGGAAGGCGTCCATGCCTCCGTGGCGGTGGGCGCTGATTTCAGGGCGGGCGAGGGCCTCTTTGCCGGTCCGGGGGTCGTGATAGGCGACAAGGTCAGCCTTGGCAGCCGGGTCTGCCTTCATCCCAATGTGGTCCTGGGCGACGGAGTGGTCCTTGGCGACGACGTGGTGCTCCACCCCGGAGTCAAGGTTCTCGACCGCTGCACCGTGGGGGACCGCACCATAATCCACGCAGGCACGGTTATAGGAAGCGACGGTTTCGGCTTCACCCAGGACCAGGGGCGTCACCTCAAAATCCCCCAGACCGGTTTCGTCTCCATAGGAAGCGACGTGGAAATAGGGGCCAACTGCGCCGTGGACCGCGCCACCTTCGGGGCCACGAAGATCGGAAACGGCGTCAAGATCGATAACCTTGTGCAGGTGGCCCACAACTGCACCGTGGGTGACCACGCCATCCTGGTGGCCCAGGTGGGCATAGCGGGGTCCACCTGCATAGGCCAGTACGCCATTCTTGCAGGTCAGGCAGGGATAGCCGGTCACATCAGCATAGGCGACGCGGCGGTGGTGGGGCCCCAGGCCGGGGTGGGCCACTCGGTGGCTCCGGGCGAGGTGGTGAGCGGGACCCCGGCGATTCCCCGTTCTGTGTACCTGAGAAGCCAGCGGCTGGTGGGCAAGCTCCCGGAATGGCACCGTGAATACAGGGAGCTTCTTATAAGGGTGAGAAAGCTGGAAGAGATGATCCGGGACGAAAAATCCTGA